One segment of Haemophilus influenzae DNA contains the following:
- the rimP gene encoding ribosome maturation factor RimP, protein MATLEQNLQEMLQDAVEDLGCELWGIECQRAGRFMTVRLFIDKDDGVTVDDCADVSRQVSAILDVEDPIADKYNLEVSSPGLDRPLFTLLQFERYIGQDIAVHLRIPVMERRKWQGKLERIEKDMITLIVDDQEQILVFGNIQKANVVAKF, encoded by the coding sequence TTGGCTACGTTAGAACAAAATTTACAAGAAATGCTACAAGATGCGGTAGAGGATTTAGGCTGTGAATTGTGGGGAATTGAGTGTCAGCGTGCGGGGCGTTTTATGACGGTGCGTTTATTTATAGATAAAGATGATGGTGTGACGGTTGATGATTGTGCTGATGTAAGTCGTCAAGTGAGCGCAATTTTAGACGTGGAAGATCCAATTGCGGATAAATACAATCTAGAAGTGTCGTCACCAGGTTTAGATCGTCCGCTATTTACCTTACTACAATTTGAACGTTATATTGGGCAAGATATCGCAGTACATTTGCGAATTCCAGTGATGGAACGCCGTAAATGGCAAGGTAAGTTAGAGCGTATTGAAAAGGATATGATTACTTTAATCGTTGATGATCAAGAACAAATTTTAGTCTTCGGAAACATTCAAAAAGCGAATGTTGTTGCAAAATTTTAA
- the hldE gene encoding bifunctional D-glycero-beta-D-manno-heptose-7-phosphate kinase/D-glycero-beta-D-manno-heptose 1-phosphate adenylyltransferase HldE, giving the protein MAQYSAEFKQAKVLVLGDVMLDRYWFGATNRISPEAPVPVVRVQENEERAGGAANVAMNIASLNVPVQLMGLIGQDETGSALSYLLEKQKIDCNFVALETHPTITKLRILSRHQQLLRLDFEEDFNNVDCKDLLAKLESAVKNYGALILSDYGKGTLKDVQKMIQIARKANVPVLIDPKGTDFERYRGATLLTPNMSEFEAVVGKCNTEEEIIEKGLKLISDIELTALLVTRSEKGMTLLRPNQEPYHLPTVAKEVFDVTGAGDTVISVLATALADGRSFEESCYLANVAAGVVVGKLGTSTVSTVELENAIHARPETGFGIMSEAELKDAVAQAKARGEKIVMTNGCFDILHPGHVSYLENARKLGDRLIVAVNSDDSVKRLKGENRPINNLETRMAVLAGLASVDWLVPFIEDTPQRLIGDILPDLLVKGGDYKPEEIAGSKEVWANGGDVKVLNFENGCSTTNVIEKIKLLNN; this is encoded by the coding sequence ATGGCTCAATATTCAGCAGAATTTAAGCAAGCAAAAGTACTCGTATTAGGTGACGTGATGCTTGATCGTTATTGGTTCGGTGCAACCAACCGTATTTCACCAGAAGCGCCAGTGCCAGTGGTTCGTGTACAAGAAAATGAAGAGCGCGCGGGTGGTGCAGCAAATGTGGCAATGAATATTGCTTCACTCAATGTACCCGTTCAGTTAATGGGATTGATTGGACAAGATGAAACTGGTTCTGCACTTTCCTACTTATTAGAAAAACAAAAAATCGATTGTAATTTTGTTGCATTAGAGACTCATCCAACCATTACTAAATTACGTATTTTATCTCGTCATCAACAGCTGCTCCGCCTTGATTTTGAAGAAGATTTCAATAATGTAGATTGCAAGGATTTATTAGCGAAGTTAGAAAGTGCGGTAAAAAATTACGGTGCTTTGATTCTTTCTGATTACGGCAAAGGCACGCTTAAAGATGTTCAAAAAATGATTCAAATTGCACGCAAAGCAAATGTGCCTGTGTTAATCGATCCAAAGGGAACTGATTTTGAACGTTATCGTGGTGCGACATTATTGACACCAAATATGTCTGAGTTTGAAGCCGTTGTGGGCAAATGCAATACAGAAGAAGAGATTATTGAAAAAGGTTTAAAATTAATTTCTGATATTGAATTAACCGCACTTTTGGTGACGCGTTCTGAAAAAGGAATGACATTATTACGCCCAAATCAAGAGCCTTATCATTTGCCAACTGTCGCAAAAGAAGTATTTGATGTGACGGGAGCCGGTGATACTGTCATTAGTGTATTAGCAACCGCATTAGCAGATGGACGTTCTTTCGAAGAATCTTGTTATTTAGCCAATGTTGCCGCAGGAGTTGTGGTGGGTAAATTGGGTACTTCAACGGTTTCGACCGTGGAACTTGAAAATGCGATTCATGCTCGTCCTGAAACGGGATTTGGCATTATGAGCGAAGCAGAATTAAAAGATGCAGTCGCACAAGCGAAAGCGCGTGGTGAAAAAATTGTGATGACTAATGGCTGTTTCGATATTTTGCATCCAGGCCATGTTTCTTATTTAGAAAATGCACGTAAATTAGGCGATCGTTTAATTGTCGCAGTAAATAGCGACGATTCTGTTAAACGCTTAAAAGGCGAAAATCGCCCAATTAACAATCTTGAAACTCGTATGGCGGTATTGGCTGGTTTGGCATCTGTGGACTGGTTGGTGCCATTCATCGAAGACACACCACAGCGTTTAATCGGTGACATTCTACCAGATCTTTTAGTCAAAGGCGGAGATTACAAACCCGAAGAGATTGCTGGCTCAAAAGAAGTTTGGGCAAACGGTGGCGATGTTAAAGTGCTAAACTTTGAAAATGGTTGTTCAACAACAAACGTGATTGAGAAAATTAAATTATTGAATAATTAG
- the htrB gene encoding lipid A biosynthesis lauroyl acyltransferase HtrB — protein sequence MKNEKLPQFQPHFLAPKYWLFWLGVAIWRSILCLPYPILRHIGNSLGWLFSHLKVGKRRAAIARRNLELCFPDMPENERETILQENLRSVGMAIIETGMAWFWSDLRIKKWSKVEGLHYLKENQKDGIVLVGVHFLTLELGARILGLHHPGIGVYRPNDNPLLDWLQTRGRLRSNKDMLDRKDLRGMIKALRNEETIWYAPDHDYGRKNAVFVPFFAMPDACTTTGSYYLLKSSQNSKVIPFAPLRNKNGSGYTVSISAPVDFTNLQDETAIAARMNQIVEKEIMKDITIYMWLHRRFKTRPDENTPSLYD from the coding sequence ATGAAAAACGAAAAACTCCCTCAATTTCAACCGCACTTTTTAGCCCCAAAATACTGGCTGTTTTGGCTAGGTGTGGCAATTTGGCGAAGTATTTTATGTCTTCCCTATCCTATTTTGCGCCATATTGGTAATAGTCTCGGTTGGCTGTTTTCACATTTAAAAGTGGGTAAACGTCGAGCTGCCATTGCACGCCGTAATCTTGAACTTTGTTTCCCTGATATGCCTGAAAACGAACGTGAGACGATTTTACAAGAAAATCTTCGTTCGGTAGGCATGGCAATTATCGAAACAGGTATGGCTTGGTTTTGGTCGGATTTACGTATCAAAAAATGGTCAAAAGTTGAAGGCTTACATTATCTAAAAGAAAATCAAAAAGATGGAATTGTTCTCGTCGGCGTTCATTTCTTAACGCTAGAACTTGGCGCACGTATTCTTGGTTTGCATCATCCTGGCATTGGCGTTTATCGTCCAAATGATAATCCTTTACTTGATTGGCTACAAACACGAGGTCGTTTACGCTCTAATAAAGATATGCTTGATCGTAAAGATTTGCGTGGAATGATCAAAGCTTTACGCAATGAAGAAACCATTTGGTATGCGCCTGATCACGATTACGGCAGAAAAAATGCCGTTTTTGTACCATTTTTTGCTATGCCCGATGCTTGCACAACCACTGGTAGTTATTATTTATTGAAATCCTCACAAAATAGCAAAGTGATTCCATTTGCGCCATTACGCAATAAAAATGGCTCAGGCTATACCGTGAGCATTTCAGCACCTGTTGATTTTACGAATTTACAAGATGAAACGGCGATTGCTGCGCGAATGAATCAAATCGTTGAAAAGGAAATAATGAAGGACATAACGATATACATGTGGCTACATCGTCGTTTTAAAACACGCCCCGATGAAAATACGCCTAGTTTATACGATTAA
- the parE gene encoding DNA topoisomerase IV subunit B, which produces MTTNYSAQEITVLKDLEPVQIRPGMYTDTTRPNHLAQEVIDNSVDEALAGFATKIEVILHPDQSIEVTDNGRGMPVDIHPTEGVSGVEVILTKLHAGGKFSNKNYEFAGGLHGVGISVVNALSERVDIQVKRNGEVYKIAFENGSKVEELEVIGTCGRRTTGTTVHFKPNPKYFDSAKFSVSRLRHLLRAKAVLCSGLEIKFIDKVNNTQDIWLYEDGLSDYLIEAVNGFETLPEKPFVGEFKGTNEAVSWALLWLPEGGELIGESYVNLIPTIQGGTHVNGLRQGLLDAIREFCEFRNLLPRGVKLTADDIWDHCSYILSLKMQDAQFAGQTKERLSSRQSAVFVSGVLKDAFSLWLNQNVQDAEKLAEIAISSAQRRLRAAKKVVRKKLVSGPALPGKLADCGSQDLEKTELFLVEGDSAGGSAKQARDREYQAILPLRGKILNTWEVSPDQVLGSTEIHDIAVALGIDPDSNDLSQLRYGKVCILADADSDGLHIATLLCALFLRHFPKLVQDGHVYVAMPPLYRIDLNKEVFYALDESEKEAILERLKNKKGKPNVQRFKGLGEMNPSQLRETTMDPNTRRLVQLTYDLGEDQGSDTLELMDMLLAKKRSEDRKNWLQAKGDQVDLSV; this is translated from the coding sequence ATGACAACCAATTATTCAGCTCAAGAAATTACCGTTCTTAAAGATCTCGAGCCGGTGCAAATTCGCCCTGGTATGTATACAGACACCACTCGTCCTAATCATTTAGCACAAGAAGTTATTGATAACAGTGTGGATGAAGCCCTTGCAGGTTTTGCCACAAAAATTGAAGTAATTTTACACCCCGATCAATCCATTGAAGTCACAGACAATGGTCGCGGAATGCCTGTGGATATTCATCCTACAGAAGGCGTTTCTGGCGTAGAAGTAATCCTGACTAAACTGCATGCGGGTGGTAAATTCTCCAATAAAAATTATGAATTTGCAGGTGGTTTACACGGTGTGGGGATTTCTGTGGTGAATGCACTTTCTGAACGTGTGGATATTCAAGTCAAACGTAATGGGGAAGTGTATAAAATTGCCTTTGAAAACGGCAGTAAAGTAGAAGAATTGGAAGTTATCGGGACTTGTGGCAGACGCACAACGGGAACAACCGTTCACTTCAAACCGAATCCAAAATATTTTGACAGTGCAAAATTTTCCGTTAGCCGCTTACGCCATTTGTTAAGAGCGAAAGCGGTACTCTGCTCAGGGCTTGAAATCAAATTCATTGATAAAGTAAACAATACTCAAGACATTTGGTTATATGAAGATGGGCTTTCCGATTACCTTATCGAAGCAGTAAATGGCTTTGAAACCCTTCCCGAAAAACCATTTGTTGGCGAATTTAAAGGAACAAATGAAGCGGTTAGCTGGGCATTACTTTGGTTGCCAGAAGGTGGCGAACTGATTGGCGAAAGCTATGTAAACTTAATTCCGACTATTCAAGGTGGAACACATGTTAATGGTCTAAGACAAGGTTTATTAGATGCCATTCGTGAATTTTGCGAATTTAGAAATCTATTACCACGCGGGGTAAAACTTACCGCTGATGATATTTGGGATCATTGTTCTTACATTCTTTCCCTTAAAATGCAAGATGCGCAATTCGCAGGGCAAACTAAAGAACGCTTATCATCACGCCAAAGTGCGGTGTTTGTCAGCGGTGTTTTAAAAGATGCGTTCAGTTTATGGCTAAACCAAAATGTACAAGACGCTGAAAAATTAGCAGAAATTGCCATTAGTTCTGCACAACGCCGATTACGTGCGGCCAAAAAAGTCGTACGTAAAAAACTTGTTAGCGGCCCAGCATTACCAGGAAAATTAGCAGATTGCGGCTCACAGGATTTAGAAAAAACAGAATTATTTTTAGTGGAAGGCGACTCTGCGGGCGGTTCGGCAAAACAAGCGCGTGATCGCGAATATCAAGCGATTTTGCCGTTACGTGGGAAAATCTTAAACACATGGGAAGTTTCCCCTGATCAAGTATTAGGTTCAACAGAAATTCACGATATCGCCGTGGCTCTAGGCATCGACCCTGACAGCAATGATTTATCACAACTTCGCTACGGTAAAGTGTGCATTCTCGCCGATGCTGACTCCGATGGACTTCACATTGCCACCCTACTCTGCGCCCTGTTCTTACGCCATTTTCCAAAATTGGTACAAGACGGTCACGTTTATGTGGCTATGCCACCACTTTATCGTATTGACTTAAATAAAGAAGTCTTCTACGCATTAGATGAAAGTGAAAAAGAGGCGATTTTAGAACGGTTGAAAAATAAAAAAGGTAAACCGAATGTTCAACGTTTTAAAGGTTTAGGTGAAATGAACCCATCACAATTGCGTGAAACAACAATGGATCCTAATACTCGTCGCCTTGTTCAATTAACTTATGATTTAGGGGAAGATCAAGGCTCAGATACATTAGAACTGATGGATATGTTATTAGCGAAAAAACGTTCCGAAGACCGTAAAAATTGGTTGCAAGCGAAAGGCGATCAGGTTGATTTATCTGTTTAG
- the parC gene encoding DNA topoisomerase IV subunit A yields MTNINYEGIEQMPLRTFTEKAYLNYSMYVIMDRALPFIGDGLKPVQRRIVYAMSELGLNATAKYKKSARTVGDVLGKFHPHGDSACYEAMVLMAQPFSYRYPLVDGQGNWGAPDDPKSFAAMRYTESRLSKIAEILLSELGQGTVDYQPNFDGTLAEPQYLPARLPHILLNGTTGIAVGMATDIPPHNINEIADAAVMLLDNPKAGLDDVLEIVQGPDFPTEAEIISPKSEIRKIYEQGRGSIKMRSTWKKEDGEIIISALPHQSSPSKVIAQIAEQMTAKKLPMLEDIRDEADHENPIRIVLVPRSNRVDTDALMAHLFATTDLEKSYRVNMNMIGLDHKPAVKGLLEILNEWLTFRRTTVTRRLQYRLDKVLSRLHILEGLMIAFLNIDEVIEIIRHEDDPKAELMARFNLSDEQADAILNLRLRHLAKLEENQLKAEQDELEKERLNLEAILGSERRLNTLIKKEIQEDAKKYASPRMSQLVEREEAKMISESEMTPAEPVTVILSEMGWVRCAKGHDIDPKSLNYKAGDSYRAHACGKSNQAVVFIDSTGRSYALDPLSLPSARSQGEPLTGKLNLPAGATIEYVVMAGEQQELLMASDAGYGFICKFEDLIARNKAGKALISLPENAKVLKPKKLINSTAFVVAITSAGRMLIFPAQDLPVLSKGKGNKIITIPAANAKDRSELLTKLLLISDQASLEFYSGKRKIVLKPEDLQKFRAERGRKGSTLPRGLHTNLEIMVVEP; encoded by the coding sequence ATGACAAATATCAACTATGAAGGCATTGAGCAAATGCCTCTACGTACTTTCACTGAAAAGGCTTATCTCAACTATTCTATGTATGTCATCATGGATCGTGCGCTGCCTTTTATCGGCGATGGTTTAAAACCCGTTCAACGCCGTATTGTATATGCGATGTCTGAACTTGGCTTAAATGCCACAGCAAAATACAAAAAATCAGCCCGTACCGTCGGTGATGTACTCGGTAAATTCCATCCACATGGCGACAGTGCTTGTTATGAAGCCATGGTATTAATGGCGCAACCTTTCTCTTATCGTTATCCTCTGGTAGATGGTCAAGGTAACTGGGGCGCGCCAGATGATCCAAAATCTTTCGCTGCAATGCGTTATACGGAATCACGCCTCTCTAAAATCGCTGAAATCTTGCTGAGTGAACTAGGACAAGGAACAGTAGATTATCAACCAAACTTTGATGGAACATTGGCTGAACCGCAATATTTACCCGCTCGTTTACCTCACATTTTATTGAACGGAACAACAGGTATTGCAGTGGGTATGGCGACAGATATTCCACCGCACAACATTAATGAAATTGCTGATGCGGCAGTGATGTTGTTAGATAATCCGAAAGCAGGATTAGATGATGTACTTGAAATTGTTCAAGGCCCAGATTTTCCAACAGAAGCGGAAATTATTTCGCCCAAATCAGAAATTCGTAAAATTTATGAGCAAGGTCGTGGCTCAATAAAAATGCGTTCAACTTGGAAAAAAGAAGACGGAGAGATCATTATTTCTGCGCTTCCACATCAATCTTCGCCATCCAAAGTCATTGCACAAATAGCCGAACAAATGACGGCAAAAAAACTGCCAATGCTAGAAGATATTCGAGATGAAGCCGATCACGAAAACCCAATTAGAATTGTACTAGTCCCTCGCTCAAATCGCGTCGATACTGATGCCTTAATGGCACATTTATTTGCGACTACAGATCTTGAAAAAAGCTACCGTGTAAATATGAATATGATTGGGCTTGATCATAAACCAGCGGTAAAAGGCTTATTAGAAATCTTAAATGAATGGCTCACTTTCCGTCGCACAACCGTCACTCGCCGTCTTCAATACCGTTTGGATAAAGTACTCTCTCGCTTACATATTTTAGAAGGTTTAATGATAGCTTTTTTAAATATTGATGAGGTTATCGAAATTATACGTCACGAAGATGATCCAAAAGCAGAGCTTATGGCACGCTTTAATTTAAGCGATGAACAAGCCGATGCAATTTTAAATTTACGCTTACGTCATTTAGCGAAATTAGAAGAAAACCAGCTCAAAGCTGAACAAGATGAACTTGAAAAAGAGCGGTTAAATTTAGAAGCAATTTTAGGATCAGAACGCCGTTTGAATACGCTTATCAAAAAAGAAATTCAAGAAGATGCGAAAAAATATGCGAGTCCACGTATGTCTCAACTGGTCGAACGTGAAGAAGCCAAAATGATCTCTGAAAGTGAGATGACGCCAGCAGAACCAGTTACTGTCATCTTATCAGAAATGGGCTGGGTACGTTGTGCAAAAGGACACGATATCGATCCTAAATCATTAAACTACAAAGCTGGCGATAGCTATCGGGCTCACGCTTGTGGCAAGAGTAATCAAGCCGTTGTATTCATTGATAGTACGGGGCGGAGTTATGCACTCGATCCGCTTTCCTTGCCTTCCGCCCGCTCCCAAGGCGAACCTCTCACAGGAAAACTCAATTTACCAGCTGGTGCGACCATTGAATATGTTGTAATGGCAGGCGAACAACAAGAATTATTGATGGCTTCTGATGCGGGATATGGTTTTATTTGTAAATTTGAAGATTTAATTGCACGTAACAAGGCTGGAAAAGCCTTGATTTCTTTACCAGAAAATGCCAAAGTGTTGAAGCCTAAAAAACTGATAAATTCTACCGCATTTGTTGTCGCGATCACATCAGCAGGCAGAATGTTGATTTTTCCAGCACAAGATTTACCGGTATTATCAAAAGGTAAAGGCAATAAAATTATCACTATTCCCGCAGCGAATGCAAAAGATCGTAGCGAACTATTGACAAAATTATTGCTTATTTCAGATCAAGCAAGTCTTGAATTTTATTCTGGAAAACGAAAAATTGTATTAAAACCAGAAGATCTGCAAAAGTTCCGCGCAGAACGAGGCAGAAAAGGTTCGACATTACCACGTGGATTACATACCAATCTTGAAATTATGGTAGTCGAGCCGTAA
- the gltS gene encoding sodium/glutamate symporter — MSYTFSTYETLALASLVLLLGYFLVKRINVLKTFNIPEPVVGGFIVAIGLLIWHKIDGTSFNFDKNLQTTMMLVFFTSIGLSANFSRLIKGGKPLVVFLFIAALLIFGQNVIGIASSMALGIHPAYGLLAGSVTLTGGHGTGAAWADTFAHQFNLQGATEIAIACATFGLVFGGIIGGPVARFLLNRQKQGENPENDEVDDIQEAFEHPTYKRKITARSLIETIAMISVCLLIGQYLDVQTKGTALQLPTFVWCLFTGVIVRNILSNIFRFQVAESAIDVLGSVGLSIFLAIALMSLRLWELAGLAIDVLIVLAIQVAFMATFAIFITYRAMGKDYDAVVLSAGHCGFGLGATPTAIANMQAVTSRFGPSHKAFLIVPMVGAFFIDLINAALLKVSFAVVNMLA, encoded by the coding sequence ATGAGCTATACTTTTAGCACGTATGAAACCCTTGCATTAGCAAGCTTAGTTTTGCTATTGGGCTATTTTTTGGTTAAACGCATTAATGTATTAAAAACATTTAACATTCCAGAGCCAGTTGTTGGCGGCTTTATTGTTGCCATTGGTCTTTTAATTTGGCACAAAATTGATGGAACATCCTTTAACTTCGATAAAAATCTACAAACCACAATGATGTTAGTGTTTTTTACTTCTATCGGTTTAAGTGCCAACTTTTCCCGTCTAATTAAAGGCGGAAAGCCACTCGTTGTATTTCTATTCATTGCTGCATTATTAATCTTCGGACAAAACGTTATTGGCATTGCAAGTTCAATGGCATTAGGAATCCATCCCGCTTATGGTTTACTTGCAGGTTCTGTAACCTTAACAGGTGGTCACGGCACTGGAGCTGCTTGGGCGGATACATTTGCACATCAATTTAATCTACAAGGTGCAACTGAAATTGCCATTGCCTGTGCAACTTTCGGTTTAGTATTCGGTGGTATCATCGGTGGTCCTGTCGCTCGTTTCTTATTAAATCGCCAAAAACAAGGCGAAAATCCTGAAAATGATGAAGTTGATGACATTCAAGAAGCATTTGAACACCCAACTTATAAACGTAAAATTACTGCACGTTCATTAATTGAAACAATTGCAATGATTTCAGTATGTTTATTAATTGGTCAATATTTAGATGTACAAACAAAAGGTACTGCACTCCAATTACCAACTTTCGTATGGTGTTTATTCACTGGTGTTATTGTCCGCAATATTTTAAGCAACATTTTCCGTTTCCAAGTAGCAGAATCCGCTATTGACGTATTAGGTAGCGTAGGCTTATCCATCTTTTTAGCAATTGCTTTAATGTCATTAAGACTTTGGGAACTTGCAGGTTTAGCAATTGATGTATTAATTGTTCTTGCTATTCAAGTCGCATTTATGGCTACCTTTGCAATCTTCATTACTTATCGAGCAATGGGTAAAGATTACGATGCCGTCGTATTAAGTGCTGGACACTGTGGTTTTGGTTTAGGCGCAACCCCAACAGCAATCGCTAATATGCAAGCTGTTACCAGCCGTTTTGGACCATCACACAAAGCATTTTTAATCGTTCCAATGGTCGGTGCATTCTTTATCGACTTAATCAACGCAGCATTATTGAAAGTCTCATTTGCCGTTGTAAATATGCTCGCGTAA
- a CDS encoding RimK family alpha-L-glutamate ligase, producing MKLLMLCREPRLYSCQRLKEAAKRQGHEMDILDPNRCLLKLSQNPPHFQIFYQENSGSKPYLLPDYDAVLPRFGTTSTQMGCSVLQHFEGKGTFCLNSSQAFLNARDKWKSLQLLLNAGVPVPNSLLSGSEMQAQATIAHISSPTILKMLNGSQGIGVILAEKPQSAVSIMEAFKQTNISMLQQDFIEEAGNADIRCFVIGDQVVATMQRIGQDGEFRANCHRGGKTEKIILSDDEKQIAIRATKAIGLDVAGVDLIRSKNGLLVLEVNASPGLEMIEKTSGVDIAAEIIDYIEINAFINLR from the coding sequence ATGAAATTATTAATGCTTTGCCGTGAACCTCGTCTTTATAGTTGCCAACGCTTAAAAGAAGCTGCTAAACGTCAAGGGCATGAGATGGATATTTTAGATCCGAATCGTTGCCTCTTAAAACTCTCACAAAATCCACCGCACTTTCAGATTTTTTATCAAGAAAATTCAGGGTCTAAACCTTATTTATTGCCTGATTATGATGCTGTTTTGCCTCGATTTGGCACAACAAGTACACAAATGGGATGCTCAGTCTTACAGCATTTTGAAGGCAAAGGGACTTTTTGTTTAAATTCATCTCAGGCATTTTTAAATGCACGTGATAAATGGAAAAGTTTGCAACTGTTGTTGAATGCAGGTGTTCCAGTTCCCAATTCACTTTTAAGTGGCAGTGAAATGCAAGCTCAGGCGACGATAGCTCATATCAGTTCGCCGACAATTTTAAAAATGCTAAATGGTTCACAAGGAATTGGGGTAATTTTAGCTGAAAAGCCACAAAGTGCGGTGAGCATTATGGAAGCTTTTAAGCAAACTAATATATCTATGTTGCAGCAAGATTTTATCGAAGAAGCGGGCAATGCGGATATTCGTTGTTTTGTGATTGGTGATCAAGTTGTAGCAACGATGCAACGAATCGGACAAGATGGCGAGTTTCGAGCGAATTGTCATCGTGGTGGAAAAACTGAAAAAATTATACTAAGCGATGACGAGAAACAGATAGCCATTAGAGCAACAAAAGCCATCGGTTTAGATGTGGCTGGTGTGGATTTAATTCGTTCAAAAAATGGATTATTGGTTTTAGAGGTAAATGCAAGTCCAGGCTTAGAAATGATTGAAAAAACAAGTGGGGTTGATATTGCAGCTGAAATAATTGATTATATTGAAATAAATGCCTTTATCAATTTAAGATAA